Proteins encoded within one genomic window of Numida meleagris isolate 19003 breed g44 Domestic line unplaced genomic scaffold, NumMel1.0 unplaced_Scaffold218, whole genome shotgun sequence:
- the LOC110390840 gene encoding uncharacterized protein LOC110390840 gives MVLNSTDSKPDFQMTEEEDSIPNVKRSLNRKLVKHSTPVDSMFSRKMLSLTGPINQSIKDQDLSERAYVSPVPKSTLGRSVAQISLASVEAYFPYMSPKKYSAVFDLQGSNREISQSSQVAFSRRRLSTVLASDESNEEPSEKAVSSVETQSPTKASEKFAVSPKSGSSWMVTGIPGIKDPPMLKKKKIDKAIVRKKQREWVLRQLKNIEEATKHELTIEEA, from the exons ATGGTGCTTAATAGCACAG acAGCAAACCTGACTTCCAGATGACAGAGGAAGAAGATTCTATTCCAAATGTTAAAAGATCTCTAAACAGGAAACTGGTGAAACACAGTACTCCAGTGGACTCAATGTTCTCAAGAAAAATGCTGTCTCTTACAGGTCCAATCAATCAGTCAATCAAGGACCAAGATCTCAGTGAGAGAGCTTATGTATCCCCAGTGCCAAAATCAACTCTAGGAAGATCAGTAGCTCAAATATCACTAGCAAGTGTTGAAGCATACTTCCCTTATATGTCTCCAAAAAAGTATTCAGCAGTGTTTGACTTGCAAGGTTCAAACAGAGAGATAAGCCAAAGTTCTCAAGTTGCATTTTCTAGAAGACGACTTTCCACAGTATTGGCATCTGATGAATCAAATGAAGAGCCAAGTGAAAAGGCTGTCTCAAGTGTGGAAACTCAGTCTCCCACAAAAGCTTCTGAGAAGTTTGCAGTAAGTCCTAAGAGTGGATCTTCATGGATGGTTACCGGAATACCAGGGATAAAAGATCCTCCaatgctgaaaaagaagaaaattgataAAGCTATTGTG agaaagaagcaaagagaatgGGTGCTTCGCCAACTTAAAAACATTGAGGAAGCAACTAAACATGAATTAACAATTGAAGAAGCTTGA